A single window of Ferrimonas balearica DSM 9799 DNA harbors:
- a CDS encoding cobalamin biosynthesis protein CobD/CbiB, producing METLGPYHSLLAPPFILALAYLLSMLIPEAWRPRYLLAPLADSLARKTNKPGRLPQQQRLAGTLALLLVLMPVLLLVWVVTRLAAYPLPFELALLAWLLPGPALARDTDSLFSRLLSGQKTQARGALAHWTVRDTDSLSPLGLVKAGIEVQLEQARSQRFAVMFWYALAGPLAASLAWLCNELSRHWHPGRPEQINFGHWPSRLAALLMVPVNVLLGLTLSLYGNPLAPWRARYQLTGPGLLRSQQWPQLCLACSLDRQLGGPWQLGGQRHLRPRLGPTTLPEPEDLLRTRRLLSFATWLWLALLFLLGASLALTWHHLH from the coding sequence ATGGAGACGCTGGGCCCCTATCACAGCCTGCTGGCGCCGCCCTTTATCCTGGCGCTGGCTTATCTGCTGTCGATGCTGATCCCGGAAGCCTGGCGTCCCCGTTATCTGTTGGCGCCACTGGCCGACAGCCTGGCACGCAAAACCAATAAACCGGGCCGACTGCCGCAACAGCAACGACTGGCGGGCACCCTGGCGCTGTTGTTGGTGCTGATGCCGGTGCTGCTGCTGGTGTGGGTCGTCACCCGCTTGGCGGCCTACCCCCTGCCCTTCGAACTGGCCCTGCTGGCCTGGCTACTGCCGGGCCCGGCTCTGGCCCGCGACACCGACTCCCTGTTTTCCCGCTTGCTGTCCGGACAGAAAACCCAGGCCCGGGGCGCGCTCGCGCACTGGACCGTACGGGACACCGACAGCCTGTCGCCGCTGGGATTGGTCAAAGCGGGCATCGAGGTGCAGCTGGAGCAGGCCCGCAGCCAGCGTTTTGCGGTGATGTTCTGGTATGCCCTGGCCGGCCCCCTGGCCGCCAGCCTGGCCTGGCTCTGCAATGAGCTGAGTCGGCACTGGCATCCGGGCCGACCGGAGCAGATCAACTTTGGCCACTGGCCCAGCCGCCTCGCGGCACTGCTGATGGTGCCGGTGAATGTGCTGCTGGGCTTAACCCTGTCACTGTATGGCAACCCGCTGGCGCCCTGGCGGGCGCGCTACCAGTTGACCGGCCCCGGCCTGCTGCGCAGCCAACAGTGGCCACAGCTGTGCCTCGCCTGCAGCCTGGATCGCCAGCTTGGTGGCCCGTGGCAGCTGGGCGGCCAGCGCCACCTGCGTCCCCGTCTGGGGCCCACCACCCTACCCGAGCCGGAGGACCTGCTCCGCACCCGGCGTCTGTTGAGTTTTGCCACCTGGTTGTGGCTGGCCCTGCTGTTTCTGCTGGGTGCCAGTCTGGCCCTGACCTGGCACCACCTGCACTGA
- a CDS encoding DUF2721 domain-containing protein, with protein MQLSLTTPALLFSAISLLLLAYTNRFLSLAALIRSLGNQAGACGVADAQIANLRQRIRLIRWMQEAGVLSFTLCVLSMLLIYLDKHGLAFWSFGASLALLIYSLMLSVVEIRISQKAIDIFLDSLKR; from the coding sequence ATGCAATTAAGTCTGACCACTCCGGCCCTGTTGTTCTCGGCCATCTCACTGCTGCTGCTGGCCTACACCAACCGCTTTCTGTCGTTGGCGGCGCTGATCCGCTCACTCGGCAACCAGGCGGGCGCCTGTGGCGTTGCCGACGCCCAGATCGCCAACCTGCGTCAACGCATCCGCCTGATCCGCTGGATGCAGGAAGCGGGGGTACTGAGCTTCACCCTGTGTGTATTAAGCATGCTGCTGATATATCTTGATAAACATGGACTCGCTTTCTGGAGTTTTGGCGCCAGCCTGGCGCTGTTGATCTACTCACTGATGCTGTCAGTGGTGGAGATCCGCATCTCCCAGAAGGCCATCGACATTTTTCTGGACAGTCTCAAACGATGA
- a CDS encoding trimeric intracellular cation channel family protein, which yields MNDFIYAMDLFGTAVFAISGALAAGRLRMDPFGVLVLALVTAVGGGTVRDTILGTTPVFWITDTNYIWLVMLTAALVMALVRCPRRLSGRWFQVADALGLAVFTVIGAQKALMSGAEPMIAVMMGTMTGVVGGVIRDVLCREVPLVLRTEIYATACIVGGILYTLTLHLGMGTELAASLAMLGTLALRLAGIFLGLSLPAFALDNPKSP from the coding sequence ATGAATGACTTCATCTATGCCATGGATCTCTTTGGCACCGCGGTGTTCGCCATCTCCGGCGCACTGGCCGCGGGACGGTTACGCATGGACCCCTTCGGCGTGCTGGTGCTGGCGCTGGTCACCGCCGTTGGCGGTGGCACGGTACGTGACACCATTCTGGGCACCACGCCGGTGTTCTGGATCACCGACACCAACTACATCTGGCTGGTGATGCTGACCGCTGCACTGGTGATGGCGCTGGTGCGGTGCCCGCGCCGCTTGAGCGGTCGCTGGTTTCAGGTGGCGGATGCCCTGGGTCTGGCGGTATTTACCGTGATCGGGGCACAGAAAGCCCTGATGTCCGGCGCCGAGCCGATGATTGCCGTGATGATGGGCACCATGACCGGTGTGGTCGGTGGGGTGATCCGCGATGTGCTGTGCCGCGAAGTCCCGCTGGTGCTGCGCACCGAGATCTACGCCACCGCCTGCATTGTCGGTGGCATTCTCTATACCCTGACCCTGCATCTGGGCATGGGCACCGAGCTGGCGGCGTCACTGGCGATGCTGGGCACTCTGGCGTTACGCCTGGCCGGGATCTTTCTGGGCTTGTCACTGCCCGCCTTTGCCCTCGATAATCCCAAGTCACCCTGA
- a CDS encoding nuclear transport factor 2 family protein, with translation MRALLLMMLFLPLLSQAAEEVDPGPQKPAAIQLAEEYMAALTNRNYSKLAQFYDRETVLTDQMAGKSLTGSRDILAFLRRVHTYTQEYYFNADHLFYKGSRVVMIGNYYYKARGDLFGYPGESVTFSLPGVTTLKLDMENRRVEQQIDYLDYHTMEDQLSAHPSLAIP, from the coding sequence GTGCGTGCACTGTTGCTGATGATGCTTTTCCTGCCTTTGTTGAGCCAGGCCGCCGAAGAGGTGGACCCCGGCCCCCAGAAGCCCGCCGCCATTCAACTGGCAGAGGAGTACATGGCGGCCCTGACCAACCGCAACTACAGCAAGCTGGCCCAGTTCTATGACCGGGAAACCGTGCTGACTGATCAGATGGCGGGCAAAAGCCTGACCGGCAGCCGCGACATCCTGGCCTTCCTGCGCCGGGTCCACACCTACACCCAGGAGTACTACTTCAACGCCGACCACCTGTTCTACAAGGGGTCGCGGGTGGTGATGATTGGGAACTACTACTATAAGGCCCGGGGCGACCTGTTCGGCTACCCCGGTGAGTCCGTAACCTTCAGTCTGCCCGGGGTGACCACCCTCAAGCTGGACATGGAGAACCGTCGTGTCGAGCAGCAGATCGACTACCTCGACTACCACACCATGGAAGACCAACTGTCCGCCCACCCCTCCCTGGCCATCCCCTGA
- the mtnN gene encoding 5'-methylthioadenosine/S-adenosylhomocysteine nucleosidase has translation MKIGIIGAMEQEVALLRSHLDDLSIDTIAGIEFYQGRLNGTDVVLTRSGIGKVTAAVATAVLIERYNPDCIINTGSAGGFAQELAIGDVVISSEVRHHDADVTAFGYEIGQLPGQPAAFRPEPKLVDAAKAAIAEVGEVKAIEGLICTGDSFIADPQRTAVMLANFPAMAACEMEAAAIAQTCHQFGKPFVVIRAISDNANDDGAVDFDSFIVKAGEHSAKVVMAMLTKLS, from the coding sequence ATGAAAATTGGCATCATTGGCGCCATGGAGCAGGAAGTTGCCCTGCTGCGCAGCCACCTCGATGATCTGAGCATCGACACCATCGCCGGCATCGAGTTTTACCAGGGCCGCCTGAACGGCACCGATGTGGTACTGACCCGCAGCGGCATCGGCAAAGTGACCGCCGCCGTTGCCACCGCCGTGCTGATTGAGCGTTACAACCCGGACTGCATCATCAACACCGGTTCCGCCGGTGGCTTCGCCCAGGAGCTGGCCATTGGTGACGTGGTGATCTCCTCCGAAGTGCGCCACCACGATGCCGACGTCACCGCCTTTGGCTACGAGATTGGCCAGCTGCCGGGCCAGCCCGCGGCCTTCCGTCCCGAGCCGAAACTGGTTGACGCTGCCAAGGCGGCCATCGCGGAAGTGGGTGAAGTGAAGGCGATCGAAGGCCTGATCTGCACCGGCGACAGCTTCATTGCCGACCCGCAGCGCACCGCCGTTATGCTGGCCAACTTCCCGGCCATGGCCGCCTGTGAAATGGAAGCCGCCGCCATCGCCCAAACCTGCCACCAGTTTGGCAAGCCGTTTGTGGTGATCCGCGCCATCTCCGACAACGCCAACGACGACGGCGCCGTGGATTTCGACAGCTTTATCGTGAAAGCTGGCGAACACTCCGCCAAGGTGGTCATGGCGATGCTGACCAAGCTGAGCTGA